Within the Trichoderma breve strain T069 chromosome 3, whole genome shotgun sequence genome, the region TAGGGAGACTCAAAGGCCAGTGTAGTCTGACCTTGTCGTAATTTTCCCAGTTCATGCTTTCCTCCAGCCTCATTCACCCGTCTGAACCGTATCATACAGTACATCTCTTTGCTCATCTTTTTGCTCGTTCGTTTATCATCCAATTTCGGATTTTatgccttttctcttccaccGCTTCTTCCAATCATTTCTCATtctctttattattatcGAATCTTTAGTTGTTTCCCTGCTCCTGTCGTATCCTGTTGATGTACGCCGCGTTGACCTGGTTCCAGGCCGCCATGTACTTTTCCATGCAAGACGTCATGCACGTCTGTTCGCTGCTGGAGAGCGAGCTGCCGGGCTTGGGGACGCACTTTTCGAAGCAGTTCTCTTGGAGTTTCTGTATAGTTAAAACAAATATTGTTAGTTTTCTTCTTATTGCCCAGGATAGGTGGGGGAATTTGCGTACTTCGATGAGGACTCGGGCGTTGGCGAGGTTCGCTTCCGCGAGGACCTGCTTCATGACAGATTGcttgatggaggaggagtcGGACATTTTGGGATTGGGGTTTGCGAGGAGGATTTGGGTGGATTGGAATTGGAGGGGGATTGGTTGACTGGAATTGCTGGGAAGATTTTGGAGATGCGAGGACCTTGAGTAGTTGGAAAATCGGTGTGGCTGAGTGTGGCGTTGGAGAGCTAGTGGAGAGGCGGGTGCGGCTGAATTGGTCGAGTTCAAGTTGTAACGTCGAGGTGTAAATTGCAATCAAGATGGTACGGATCATGAGACTAATCTTTATTGATTCTTCATCTATTTATATTGCATTCACTATAAGTTGTATAgtgttctttctttttcacttACCTTGTCGTAATTCTATGATGAACACTTGCTCGTTGTCAAGTAATACTAAAATCTGGAGCATGTTGATGCATGTTATTGTACCTACTTAGATATTGTCACGCAATTTctgaaacaagaaaagataCAAATACCAATTTCTTTTGGCTCCAGTGAGTTGATACATTGCATCCAGATGGCTGATGTCCTTTTCGGTTGTATTGTTCGCATTGTGATACTGATCTTGTGAGCTATGGCATATGGCATCTGACATGTGACTACCTGCCTAGATGGAACTGTTGGTTGAATGACAACGAAAGGCATGCTCTGAAGTATCTGCCCGGCAAACTGCATGTCGCAAAATTGGTAGACAAGAAATATTTATTCAATAAAAAATGCATTTATGGATCACATACCAGTATTCGAGAGCTCGTGCCTCAAACAATGTCCTGAGACAGCACAGTGTATAATGCCCCACTACAGGCGTACAAGTCGTCTCCTCCAAGTACCGATACTCGATGTGTGACTTGGTATTAGAGGTGACGTTTCCACAGCATTGGTATAGCAGACTT harbors:
- a CDS encoding tim10/DDP family zinc finger domain-containing protein; translation: MSDSSSIKQSVMKQVLAEANLANARVLIEKLQENCFEKCVPKPGSSLSSSEQTCMTSCMEKYMAAWNQVNAAYINRIRQEQGNN